Part of the Sulfobacillus acidophilus DSM 10332 genome, ATTTATGACAAGGTCAACCACAACCGCCGGGAAAGTGTTGGGGCTTTAAGCGTGCGTAGAGGCCGAAATCGGCGGCGCGCCGGCGTCAAGCGTCACGTCCCGACTGGCACCGAGACCCGCCCAGGTCATGAGCACGGTCACGCCGATGAGAAAGCCCCCGGCCAGTGTCCAGTGCCCGCTGGCATGATAAAGGTAACCTACGATGAGGGGACCGCTAGCTGCCACCCAATAGCCGACGGATTGGGCTATGCCGGACAATTGGCCCGCTTCCTCCGAGGTACGGGTGCGTAGGGTAAAAAAGGCCAACGCCAGGCTAATGCTGGATCCGGCACCCATTCCGACTAGGATTACCGATCCGGCCATGGCAAGCGGGTTCGATAGCCATAAGAGTCCCCCAAATCCGGCCAGAAAAAATCCGGCCACGGTCAGGACGAGAAGATAGGGGGTTTTCAGCCGATGGGCCCATAACGGCATCATCAGCGTGGCCGGTAAGCTGACCAATTGCATCAAAGAGACTAACCAACCGGCATCGGCCAACCTCATACCACGGGTATGAAGCCAAATAGGTAACCACGCGACACTGGCGTAAAACAATAAAGATTGTAACCCCATAAAGAAGGTCACCTGCCAGGTCAGGGGAGATCGCCAGAGGCCTTGGGAGCGTCTGTTCGGTGAGGCCGGGGGCGTCTGACGAGAAGCGAGCGGCAACCAGACCAACAAGCCGACAAGGGCCGGTCCGGCCCAGATGGCCAAGGCGGGCCGCCAGCCGAACGACTGGGCTAGCGGTACGCTTAAACCGGAACCGAGGGCC contains:
- a CDS encoding major facilitator superfamily MFS_1 (PFAM: Major Facilitator Superfamily~TIGRFAM: cyanate transporter~COGs: COG2807 Cyanate permease~InterPro IPR011701~KEGG: bss:BSUW23_20200 putative anion ABC transporter permease~PFAM: Major facilitator superfamily MFS-1~SPTR: Major facilitator superfamily MFS_1), translated to MLRPMTVIALLIVAANLRPAITGVGPLMTTLVNATHLPHAIAGIITTIPLITFGLVSPWAPGLARRWGMEKTLTGGLGLIVVGTLVRTLGSSAALLSGMAFIGLGAAIGNVLLPSWIKRDFPTRSGLFTGLYVTVMNIFAALGSGLSVPLAQSFGWRPALAIWAGPALVGLLVWLPLASRQTPPASPNRRSQGLWRSPLTWQVTFFMGLQSLLFYASVAWLPIWLHTRGMRLADAGWLVSLMQLVSLPATLMMPLWAHRLKTPYLLVLTVAGFFLAGFGGLLWLSNPLAMAGSVILVGMGAGSSISLALAFFTLRTRTSEEAGQLSGIAQSVGYWVAASGPLIVGYLYHASGHWTLAGGFLIGVTVLMTWAGLGASRDVTLDAGAPPISASTHA